The Patescibacteria group bacterium genomic interval ACCGGCGAAACGACGCAAATAGTCGGGAAGAATTATACGTCCTTGCTTGTCAAATTCCACTTCGGCGGCGCCCGCCAACATGGAACGGGAAAAGGCGCGATTGCCGGATTTGTCTATGGGCAGATCAGCAATACCTTCAGCCATCTTCTGCCATTCCTTCTGCGGATACAGAAACAAGCAGTTATCCAACCCCTTGGTTACAACGGCTTTCTTGAGTTCAGGACGAAACTTAGCGGGCACAGCAACGCGTCCCTTGTCGTCCAAGTTATGATTGTATTGACCGATGAACATAAATAAAAACTTTCTCAATTGTGGTTTTTGCTAATTATATTTCACCACATTTCACCACTCTGATATAATTATACACCACTTAGCACCACCAAGCAACCACAATTCAACATTTTATTGCAATAAAAAAATAGCCAATTTTAGCTATTTTTAAGTAATATTTTTTAATATTTTTCAGGCGGTGGATAACTTTTTTGCTTAATGAAAATTAACTAAAAAACTTATCCACAACTGGCCGATTATTTGGCTTTTGCCTTAGTAATATTGGGTTCGCGATCATAGTAAGGCAACACGATTTGCGACGGTTTGACCCCCTTAAGCCGTTCCTGTATCTTAGTCACCAACTCCCTGGCCGAAGAAAACTCGTCAACCTTAACGCCGGCAATAGGCAAATTACGGCCAAAGGCCAAAGCATTGGCTACGGCCACGCCGATACGCACCGAAGTAAACCCGCCGGGCCCGACGACCACGCCAATCCCCCTTAATTTGTCCCAGGCAATCTTATTGGCTGTTAAATAAGCGGCGATAGCCGGCACCAATTTTTCCGAATGATGAAATTTGCCCGTCACCTTTTTGCGCTTGAAGTCATCGCGATTGCGCGCTAAAAACAACTCAAAATGATCGGCGGGAGTCGTGTTAATAATAAGAATCATAGTTAAAATTTTATTGCATTAATCGTTAATCAGCTTCTGCCTCTTTCTCCGACGCCAATTAACCAAAAACAAGATCCCCACTAAAAACGCCCCGCCGGAAATTTCCAACATCCAGAACAACATATACCACTCGAAAGGGTTGTTAAGCACCATGGCAATGTATGTCAGTCCAAACAGGACAAAAACAATCCCGCCGACTATCTCGTATTTCCAAGAAACGATAATGATCGCCAAAAGGATTAAGGCCGGGATATTGTGTATCAACAGGCCGAGTACCGTCGGCCAAAATCGCAGCCCCATAGAGAAGATATCCAAAGAAAACAGGGCCAGAAAGCCGACAAACAGCAACCCCAAAATCCTGGGTAACCAATAGATTAACTGATTGATTACTTTGTTTTTTTCTAATGACATAGGATTTGAGTTATTAATAAAAAAAATTAAAGGCCAACTCTTAATTTTACTTTATTAAAAAGTCATAATTTTTAGGTTTTACTTCATGATGAGGTAGGGGTTCCAGACGTAGGGTTTCCATAGCGATTTAAATTAATTTAATAATTAAAAGCTGACGTTTCGTCATAATGTGGCACAAATAATCATCCGACATTAACCAATGCGCCTACGGCAACAACCGTTAAAATCAAAATACCGATACCCAACAAGAAAGATAGAATACAGGCGATTAGCCAAATATTATTAATCTTTATGTTTTGCTCTCGGCCCAATATCTTCCTAAACAACATAACCACTCCCCAGGCCAATACAAACAAAAATAACAAAATAATCGCCCAAAAAATTGCTTTTATCACTAACGCCGGTATTAATGACATAGGATTTGAGTTATTAATAAAAGTTTTAGTTATTAATTGACAATAGAAATAGACTCAAAAACATTACCTTATTCTAGCTATTTTTACTTCAAGTATTAACAAAATAATAATTATGCGCTAATTTATCAATTATAAGTTACGAAACAATGCGATAGGAGTAGTACAGCCAGAAAAGGAGAAAAGCGATGGATCAACATAGGCACGAGTTTGGAGAGAATTTAGATCCTCATTGCAGTTGTGGCGTGGTACTCTGTGGCTCTACTAGTCCTGATAAAAATTTTGCATGTAATTTGCGTAGAGGGCATGTAGGACCATGTGTAAACACCATTTACCCACAGAATGGAATATGGGATAAAACCACGCCCCAGAATACTCCCCAGGAATAAAGCCTGGGAACAAAAGAAACCTGTCCGAGTCCCAAGTATGACTTAAAACTGCTTTTTTATTTTGCCAGCAGGCAGAATATTGGCTAACAAGTCAATAAAACAAATACTTTTAGGAAACGGGGAAGAAGTAATGCCTCCCCCTAAAATCAATGAGCTAGTTCAAATAACGGTGAAGTCGATTTTGAAAACAATGAGTTCCTCCATGACACGATCCAGAGCCTCTTTCGGGATTACAAGTGTTAGGCCGTTATTTTCCCATCGCTTTGGCATACCCAAAAGGTCGCGCCTTACCCACTGCTGGTGGAGTATACCATCAACTTCTTCTGGGTGTTCTACTTTGTGAGCATCATCAAGACTTTTGAAGTTTAATCTGACTACGTCTGCGTCAAGTTTACGGTTTCTCCATTCTGATGAATAACCAATTCTCGACTCGTCCATGTTTCACCTCCTCTTTAGTTGGTAGTTTCCTAAAAATATTTGTTTTAAAGAGCAATATTTCCAATAACATACCGACGTATCTGATGTTAACTTGATTAACCCTGTAACATAGTGAAGGAGTAACAAAAGTTAATTTGGGCAGAAGCTAAAAAATTGTTTCTTATTGGGCCGTAGCCAGATGCGCCACGTTGTCGGATGTAAATTTTAATTTTCTTAAAATTATTCAACTGGGGAAATAGTAATCGAATGATTTCTGCTATTATACACAGTCCTGTACTCAGAAGGGCCTGACCCAATAATAAGTAATGGTTTTTGAACAATTCTTCTTACATCATCAGGATAACAGCAACTATAAATAATCTCATCAACATCCGAGAATCTTTCATTTGCATACCCAAGTAACTCATCAGAAGAAACTTCGTGTTTATCTTCGGGGTGCTTAAATTTACCACCATCATAATGAAATGAAAAAAATGCAATTCTTTTGTCTTTTGCGTCAAGATAAAAAGCACCGTTACCCGCCTCTTGCACATTCAAAAATATATAAGTTAGTCTACCGTCTTGATTTTTTGAATACTTGTAATTGATTCCAAGAGAATCAAGTCTTTCTAATATTGTTTTTTCAACAACTTCAAAAGAATCGTTTTTTCTTTCCTTGCCAAAAAAATTTTCAGAAATAATTTTCATTCTAAATAACTTTAACAAAATAATAATTTATTACATCTAATGTTTCGGCTTATCTGAAGTTGTGCCACTACCTTTATTTTTCTAATAGAATGGCGAAATGTAACTTTTGCCCTTGCAGACATGCCGTGTTATCTGATGTTTGATAAATATTTTTATGACAATTCTTTTATTAAAACATCTAGTATTTTAAACGTAATTTATATTGTTCATTAGATCTTCCAATATTATTTTCTTTTCCTTCAATCACCATAAAATATTCATTTAATTTCAGCTAACTATCTATTATAAGAATTGTTTTCGTATAATGTGTAAATATTGATTGTTCTACGAACCGCTACTATCCCACTTAATAAATAATCACCGGCGTGCCGATATCCACCCAATCATAAATAATCTTGGCTTCGGGCGTTTTCATGTTGACACAGCCATGACTCATGGGATGGCCAAAATTACTATGCCAATAAGTGCCATGGATGGTGTAAGGGCCTTTAAACGAGGCGACCCAAGGCACATTGGGCAAGAAGTAATTCCAGGGGTTAGAGGGCCCGTAATACCAGCTCATAGTAACTTTGGGGCGCTTCAAATAGATGTTATACTCCCCTGTCGGAGTCGGCGTGCTGGCCTTGCCTGTTGATACCAGAAAGTCGCCCAGCCATTTGCCGTCCTGCCAATAGGTCAACAATTGATCAGCTAAATTGACGGTAATGAATTTATAAGACCGGCTTTTGAGTTCGCCAATACGTTCCGGCACAGTAATTATTTCCGCCACGCCATCATTATTAGTATCGGTCATAGCTACCTTCACTCCCCGGTCAAACCCGTCCCAGCCATAAGCCATAAAATCGCTTAGGCGCTTGCCGGAAAAATCATAGACGCTCACCCAATCGCTGCCGTTGAAACTTAATCCCACAACTAACTCATCCCTGCCGTCGCCATTAACGTCTCCGGCCGCCAGATTAAACCCACCATGGTAATTAGCATCGCCAACAGTAATAGTAGAAATTATTTTATTATCCTGATCCAAAATATACACCTCGGCCGGATTGCCCGAACCGCCGGCCAAAGCAAACTCCTTAAGGCCATCGCCGTTAAAATCCCCCACTACGGCATTAAGGCCGGAAAAATAATCAGCC includes:
- the tsaB gene encoding tRNA (adenosine(37)-N6)-threonylcarbamoyltransferase complex dimerization subunit type 1 TsaB produces the protein MILIINTTPADHFELFLARNRDDFKRKKVTGKFHHSEKLVPAIAAYLTANKIAWDKLRGIGVVVGPGGFTSVRIGVAVANALAFGRNLPIAGVKVDEFSSARELVTKIQERLKGVKPSQIVLPYYDREPNITKAKAK
- a CDS encoding L,D-transpeptidase family protein gives rise to the protein MLRKLFLILPIVLLASLAFLVLPVAASAVDLVKPEVRIFNWRGILQKSFMVFGDGYAGSIDLAAAKGGQEEPIIVVSAGGNNQPLVEEYGVDGIKRYEFLAYAETFRGGVYVSAADLDADGHIEVVTGAGYTGGPHVRVWRGDQPQYSFFPFDSDTRKGVRVLAGDLGRDNQSEIMALSNYNAPAEILFLGNDGHQIRSFKPNWLADYFSGLNAVVGDFNGDGLKEFALAGGSGNPAEVYILDQDNKIISTITVGDANYHGGFNLAAGDVNGDGRDELVVGLSFNGSDWVSVYDFSGKRLSDFMAYGWDGFDRGVKVAMTDTNNDGVAEIITVPERIGELKSRSYKFITVNLADQLLTYWQDGKWLGDFLVSTGKASTPTPTGEYNIYLKRPKVTMSWYYGPSNPWNYFLPNVPWVASFKGPYTIHGTYWHSNFGHPMSHGCVNMKTPEAKIIYDWVDIGTPVIIY
- the mraZ gene encoding division/cell wall cluster transcriptional repressor MraZ, coding for MFIGQYNHNLDDKGRVAVPAKFRPELKKAVVTKGLDNCLFLYPQKEWQKMAEGIADLPIDKSGNRAFSRSMLAGAAEVEFDKQGRIILPDYLRRFAGLSKNVVIAGLYNRLEIWDEARWNSYQAETEKSYNEIAEALHDLKS